In Sphingomonas aliaeris, a single genomic region encodes these proteins:
- the rpsU gene encoding 30S ribosomal protein S21 — MQIIVRDNNVDQALRALKKKLQREGVYREMKLRRHYEKPSERRAREHAAAVSRARKADRKRAERDR; from the coding sequence ATGCAGATCATCGTTCGCGACAACAATGTTGACCAGGCCCTTCGTGCCCTAAAGAAGAAACTACAGCGGGAAGGTGTGTACCGCGAGATGAAGCTCCGCCGCCATTACGAGAAGCCATCGGAGCGCCGTGCCCGTGAGCACGCCGCGGCGGTCAGTCGCGCGCGCAAAGCTGATCGAAAGCGCGCCGAACGCGATCGGTGA
- a CDS encoding DUF5818 domain-containing protein, translating into MIGTRISETGTLIRDGGAFYLRRDLGGRYQLELQRTPVDLVEKRVRLVGTLVGAGIVAADGVAPA; encoded by the coding sequence ATGATAGGTACTCGAATAAGTGAAACGGGGACGCTGATCCGTGACGGTGGGGCCTTCTACCTCCGTCGTGATCTCGGCGGCAGGTATCAACTCGAGCTCCAGCGCACGCCGGTTGATCTCGTAGAAAAGCGCGTGCGGCTTGTGGGCACCTTGGTCGGCGCCGGCATCGTCGCAGCCGACGGGGTCGCGCCGGCGTAG
- a CDS encoding AAA family ATPase: MIRIQQISIREFRGIRDLTLTLNGENFAACGPNGTGKSGIVDAIEFGLTGNISRLSGRGTGNLSVKQHGPHVDSQNEPDLATVTIDVTIPSLNGKKASIHRSVKGLNAPTITPGDPDVLAVFEQVKARPEFVLSRRELIRFVLSEPGDRAKEVQALLQLGDVEKMRVVLQKIANAYAREVKPLERYEAEATQLLRTALGLTQVGKAAILDAVNPRRAILGLGPLDDLLATTSLVDGLATIGTGGVRSRVIKVQAVENIAALQAALAALTASSVSAECAAIAGSLTELVADPSTVSGVKEEGLLTTALDLYDGEHCPVCDKAFDEDAFVAHLRGKLSHLANISARKRAIQERMAPVLDLIREAGTAIAATITDSQGLTPPLDVKALGDFKQVLLGRYRQLEAFLPIEDTVAVLGVASSVPDLDAAIGTVSAAVAALPEPSVQDAARDFLTVGQERLDQFRRARQALAVGRARAERSATAFEIFGDTTTKALERIYEEVQDEFAECYRVINSDDESDFTAALLPSIGKLAFDVDFYGRGKFPPGAYHSEGHQDGMGLCLYLSLMKHLLGTGFTFAVLDDVLMSVDKGHRREVCTLLKDRFPDTQFIFTTHDDVWLRHMRAEGIIKSKGLAHFRTWTVETGPTEWTNASVWEEIDAHLALNEVSKAAGMLRRFLEYYAAETCHRLRASVEFRGDAQFMLGDTMPAAIGEFGKLLRKAKDVANSWGQSDVVAAIVAREADFTAAKQATNVDQWQVNTGVHYNAWADLGKGDFAPVVTAFRALVSSLECPTCEQMYSVTPERGPKGGVRCQCGALNLNLVAK; the protein is encoded by the coding sequence ATGATCCGCATCCAGCAGATCTCAATTCGCGAGTTCCGCGGCATCCGCGACCTAACGTTGACGCTCAACGGTGAGAACTTCGCCGCCTGCGGGCCGAACGGGACAGGCAAGAGCGGGATCGTCGACGCGATCGAGTTTGGTCTCACCGGGAACATCTCCCGCCTGTCGGGTCGGGGCACCGGCAACCTCTCGGTAAAACAGCACGGTCCGCACGTGGACTCGCAGAACGAGCCCGACCTCGCGACGGTCACAATCGACGTCACCATTCCTTCACTCAACGGCAAGAAGGCATCGATCCACCGGTCGGTGAAGGGTCTCAACGCCCCGACGATCACGCCGGGCGATCCCGACGTCCTCGCGGTCTTCGAGCAGGTGAAGGCGCGTCCCGAGTTCGTGCTGTCGAGACGCGAGCTCATACGGTTCGTGCTGTCCGAGCCGGGCGACCGCGCCAAGGAGGTCCAAGCCCTTCTCCAGCTCGGCGACGTCGAGAAGATGCGGGTGGTGCTGCAGAAGATCGCGAACGCCTATGCAAGGGAGGTGAAGCCGCTCGAACGGTACGAGGCCGAGGCGACTCAGCTTCTCAGAACCGCGCTGGGGCTGACCCAGGTCGGCAAGGCCGCGATACTCGATGCGGTCAACCCAAGGCGCGCGATACTGGGGCTCGGTCCGCTCGACGACCTCCTCGCCACCACGTCGCTCGTCGACGGACTCGCGACCATCGGGACGGGTGGCGTCCGTTCGCGCGTCATCAAGGTCCAGGCCGTCGAGAACATCGCCGCACTGCAGGCGGCGCTCGCGGCCCTGACCGCCTCGTCGGTGTCCGCGGAGTGCGCGGCGATCGCAGGATCGCTGACGGAGCTGGTCGCCGATCCGTCGACGGTGAGCGGCGTGAAGGAGGAGGGTTTGCTCACGACGGCGCTCGACCTCTACGATGGCGAGCATTGCCCGGTGTGCGACAAGGCGTTCGACGAGGACGCCTTCGTCGCCCACCTTCGTGGCAAACTGTCCCACCTTGCGAACATCTCCGCGCGGAAGCGCGCCATTCAGGAGCGCATGGCGCCCGTCCTGGACCTGATCCGGGAGGCCGGGACGGCGATTGCCGCCACGATCACGGACTCGCAGGGGCTCACGCCGCCATTGGACGTGAAGGCGCTGGGCGACTTCAAGCAGGTGCTTCTGGGTCGCTACCGGCAGCTGGAGGCGTTCCTTCCGATCGAGGACACGGTGGCGGTGCTGGGCGTCGCCAGCAGCGTGCCTGATCTGGATGCGGCGATCGGGACGGTGTCCGCGGCGGTGGCGGCCCTGCCGGAACCCAGCGTGCAGGACGCGGCCCGCGACTTCCTGACGGTCGGGCAGGAGCGGCTCGACCAGTTCCGCAGGGCCCGTCAGGCGCTCGCCGTCGGCAGGGCGAGGGCCGAGCGCTCCGCCACAGCCTTCGAGATATTCGGCGACACGACGACGAAGGCGCTGGAGAGGATCTACGAGGAGGTCCAGGACGAGTTCGCCGAGTGCTACCGCGTCATCAACAGTGACGACGAGTCCGACTTCACCGCCGCCCTGCTCCCGTCGATCGGCAAGCTGGCGTTCGACGTCGACTTTTACGGCCGCGGCAAGTTCCCGCCTGGCGCCTATCACAGCGAGGGTCACCAGGACGGAATGGGGCTGTGTCTATACCTCTCGTTGATGAAGCATCTGCTGGGTACCGGTTTTACGTTCGCGGTGCTCGACGACGTTCTCATGTCGGTCGACAAGGGCCACCGCCGCGAGGTCTGCACGCTGCTCAAGGACCGGTTTCCGGATACGCAGTTCATCTTCACGACGCACGACGACGTGTGGCTGCGGCACATGCGGGCCGAGGGCATCATCAAGTCGAAGGGACTGGCCCACTTTCGGACCTGGACAGTCGAGACCGGACCTACGGAATGGACGAACGCGTCGGTGTGGGAGGAGATTGACGCCCATCTTGCGCTGAACGAGGTCAGCAAGGCCGCAGGCATGCTGCGGCGTTTCCTGGAATACTACGCGGCGGAGACCTGCCATCGGCTGCGCGCGTCGGTGGAGTTCAGGGGTGACGCCCAGTTCATGCTCGGCGACACGATGCCCGCGGCGATCGGCGAGTTCGGAAAGCTGCTTAGGAAGGCGAAGGACGTCGCAAACTCGTGGGGGCAAAGCGACGTCGTCGCGGCCATCGTCGCACGCGAGGCAGATTTCACGGCGGCCAAGCAGGCGACGAACGTCGATCAGTGGCAGGTGAACACCGGCGTGCACTACAACGCTTGGGCGGACCTTGGGAAAGGCGACTTCGCTCCGGTCGTCACGGCCTTCCGCGCGCTCGTCTCCTCCCTCGAGTGCCCGACTTGCGAGCAGATGTATTCAGTCACGCCCGAGCGCGGTCCCAAGGGCGGCGTCCGGTGCCAGTGCGGGGCGCTGAACCTCAATCTGGTCGCGAAGTGA